In Drosophila teissieri strain GT53w chromosome 2R, Prin_Dtei_1.1, whole genome shotgun sequence, the following proteins share a genomic window:
- the LOC122613770 gene encoding protein charlatan isoform X1, translated as MATLIPVNGGHPAASGQSSNVEATYEDMFKEITRKLYGEETGNGLHTLGTPVAQVATSGPTAVPEGEQRSFTNLQQLDRSAAPSIEYESSATGASGNNVATTQANVIQQQQQQQQQAESGNSVVVTASSGATVVPAPSVAAVGGFKSEDHLSTAFGLAALMQNGFAAGQAGLLKAGEQQQRWAQDGSGLVAAAAAEPQLVQWTSGGKLQSYAHVNQQQQQQQQPHQSTPKSKKHRQEHAAELIYASPSTSANAAQNLAQSTPTSAPSNSSGGSTSSSGGGGGRKKAAQAAAAAAAANGVHIQKRYACTHCPYSTDRRDLYTRHENIHKDEKPFQCYACLKQFNRADHVKKHFLRMHRELQYDINKTRRHISAGSGSSGSGSNGSGSHHSGGRGNVTINSAGVNIDNAFLEAQRHPTSSSMSIVETIEAVASATDMPLAQLKQEKMDDGAGVVLPLHVGVMQQPVASSSSGSSGSHVGNGNGGSSSGLLKPKREKRFTCCYCPWSGADKWGLKRHLNTHTKPFVCLLCDYKAARSERLATHVLKVHNKRACSKCSYLADTQEEYQAHMSDVHLLKMDAISRNTASVAQDFHKAGGVHELKIPANHQLLFNNKLPSQWTTREAAALLYSLSNMGGGSAGSVSGSQRQKFGMRARQHSTGEDDENTPSSASSSSFSGDEFNMSATSPLKLSRHAVKLEKMDDMDAKDMGPTKAMMATAFLEAANYEQTAIELLASKRKIKVENDNDEDQENQQHQPHQQHHSQQQQRLQLIKSSPAYKLNNNNNNNNSNNNNYYKDKSSHRNAVHHHRQDDKENNKTKSPGAAAVSVAAAAATSPPSISGNTNQTPFLTQMEYQNLNRIGTQFQNYVKDIINKYYAAETPLMLAAAAAALPTATTTGQQQQPTLDIENLSPSKRRRLLSETEEYIEYLRNKEDITLTIAPKVQPTAPVTSLLKRQLDLSTPRRSPKKAAPAHSNSASNASRKSLNQLATLLPLLADAASQQEYLAAPLDFSKKSSSRKQAQPKKIRLTPEAVVTLLRDKYLNRMVRQRLGCLKCNQLRKNSSISFNYHTLGSLALHKYWRHGQLGSSSTRREKLQAALQKRISRGQAEKC; from the exons ATGGCCACACTAATACCAGTGAACGGCGGCCATCCAGCAGCGAGCGGACAATCCTCCAATGTGGAGGCGACATATGAAGATATGTTCAAGGAAATCACACGCAAATTGTACGGCGAGGAGACCGGAAACGGTTTGCATACGCTCGGCACGCCGGTGGCGCAAGTGGCCACCAGCGGGCCAACGGCGGTGCCCGAGGGCGAGCAGCGCTCCTTTACAAATCTG CAACAACTCGATCGCTCGGCAGCGCCCAGCATTGAATACGAGTCCAGTGCGACAGGCGCCTCTGGTAATAACGTGGCCACCACCCAGGCCAATGTaatccagcaacaacaacagcagcaacagcaagcgGAGTCGGGCAACTCCGTAGTGGTGACGGCCAGCAGTGGGGCGACTGTGGTGCCGGCACCCAGTGTAGCGGCCGTTGGTGGCTTCAAGTCTGAGGATCATCTGAGCACTGCCTTCGGGCTGGCAGCCCTGATGCAGAACGGCTTCGCAGCTGGCCAGGCGGGTCTGCTGAAAGCCGgcgagcagcaacagcgcTGGGCTCAGGACGGATCTGGTCTGGTGGCGGCAGCAGCCGCGGAACCACAACTCGTACAGTGGACCTCGGGCGGAAAGCTCCAGAGCTACGCTCACgtcaaccagcagcaacagcaacaacaacagccgcaTCAGAGCACACCCAAGTCCAA AAAACACCGTCAGGAGCATGCGGCAGAATTGATCTACGCCAGCCCCTCCACATCGGCCAATGCGGCCCAGAATCTGGCCCAATCCACACCCACCTCAGcgcccagcaacagcagtggcGGCAGCACCAGCTCCtccggcggcggaggcggtcGGAAGAAGGCTGCTCAAGCGGCTgcagccgccgctgctgcgAATGGAGTGCACATCCAGAAGCGTTACGCCTGTACCCACTGTCCATACTCGACGGACCGGCGGGATCTGTACACGCGGCATGAGAACATCCACAAGGACGAGAAGCCCTTCCAGTGCTATGCCTGCCTCAAGCAGTTCAACCGAGCCGATCATGTCAAGAAGCACTTCCTGCGCATGCACCGGGAGCTGCAGTACGACATTAACAAGACCCGGCGACATATCTCGGCGGGCAGTGGCTCCTCGGGCAGCGGGTCCAATGGAAGCGGTTCTCATCACTCCGGCGGCCGTGGTAATGTGACCATTAACTCGGCGGGCGTTAACATAGACAATGCCTTCTTGGAGGCCCAACGACATCCCACCTCGAGCAGTATGAGCATTGTGGAGACCATCGAGGCAGTGGCCTCGGCCACGGACATGCCGCTGGCCCAGCTCAAGCAGGAGAAAATGGACGATGGCGCCGGTGTGGTATTGCCCCTTCACGTGGGCGTTATGCAGCAACCGGTGGCCAGCTCCAGTTCCGGTAGCAGTGGCAGTCATGTTGGCAATGGAAACGGTGGCAGCAGCTCCGGCCTGCTGAAACCGAAGCGGGAGAAGCGCTTCACCTGCTGCTACTGCCCGTGGTCTGGTGCGGACAAGTGGGGTCTCAAGCGGCACCTCAACACGCATACAAAGCCCTTCGTCTGCCTGCTCTGCGATTACAAGGCGGCGCGTTCCGAGCGCCTGGCCACCCACGTGCTAAAGGTGCACAACAAGCGGGCCTGCAGCAAGTGCTCTTACTTGGCGGACACGCAGGAGGAGTACCAGGCTCACATGAGCGATGTGCA TCTGCTGAAAATGGACGCCATTAGTCGCAACACCGCTTCGGTCGCTCAGGATTTTCATAAGGCGGGAGGCGTGCACGAGTTGAAAATACCAGCCAATCATCAACTCCTGTTTAACAATAAACTGCCTTCGCAATGGACGACACGAGAGGCTGCTGCACTGTTGTACAGCCTGAGCAACATGGGTGGCGGATCCGCCGGCTCCGTTTCCGGTTCCCAGCGCCAAAAGTTCGGCATGCGAGCGCGACAACATTCCACCGGCGAGGACGACGAGAATACACCATCGTCTGCCTCTTCGTCGAGCTTCTCTGGCGATGAGTTCAACATGAGCGCCACATCGCCACTGAAGCTGTCGCGTCATGCCGTGAAGCTGGAGAAGATGGATGATATGGACGCCAAGGACATGGGACCCACCAAGGCGATGATGGCAACGGCATTTCTAGAGGCGGCCAACTACGAGCAGACGGCCATCGAGCTGCTGGCCAGCAAACGGAAGATCAAGGTCGAGAACGACAACGACGAGGACCAAGAGaaccagcagcatcagccccatcagcaacatcacagccagcagcagcagcgattgCAGCTTATTAAATCGTCTCCCGCGTACAAattgaacaacaacaataacaacaacaatagcaacaacaacaactattACAAGGACAAGTCATCGCACAGAAATGCCGTTCACCATCATCGCCAGGATGACAAGGAGAACAACAAGACCAAGtcgccaggagcagcagcagtgagtgttgcagctgcagcagcaacatcgccgCCCAGCATCAGCGGCAACACCAACCAGACCCCGTTTCTCACCCAAATGGAGTACCAGAATCTCAATCGCATTGGCACCCAGTTCCAGAACTACGTCAAGGACATCATCAACAAGTACTATGCGGCAGAGACACCATTGATGCTGgccgctgccgcagcagcTTTGCCCACGGCCACGACtactggccagcagcaacagccaacGCTAGATATTGAGAATCTGTCGCCGAGCAAGCGTCGCCGTCTGCTAAGCGAAACTGAGGAGTACATCGAGTATCTGCGGAACAAGGAGGACATTACCCTGACCATTGCTCCAAAGGTTCAGCCAACAGCGCCGGTGACATCTCTGCTCAAACGTCAATTGGATCTCAGCACACCTCGTCGAAGTCCCAAGAAGGCGGCTCCGGCCCACAGCAACAGTGCCTCGAATGCCTCCCGCAAGTCCCTCAACCAATTGGCCAcattgttgccactgctgGCGGATGCGGCCAGCCAGCAAGAGTATCTCGCTGCACCGCTGGACTTTAGCAAGAAGTCCAGCTCGCGGAAGCAGGCGCAGCCAAAGAAGATCCGCTTGACGCCCGAGGCAGTGGTCACCCTGCTGAGGGACAAGTACCTCAATCGCATGGTGCGGCAGCGATTGGGCTGCCTTAAGTGCAACCAGTTGCGTAAGAACAGCTCAATCAGCTTCAACTACCACACGCTGGGATCGCTGGCTCTTCACAAGTATTGGCGACATGGCCAGCTTGGATCCTCATCAACTAGGAGAGAGAAGCTGCAGGCAGCTCTGCAGAAGAGGATTAGCCGAGGACAGGCGGAAAAATGCTAA
- the LOC122613770 gene encoding protein charlatan isoform X2, whose product MATLIPVNGGHPAASGQSSNVEATYEDMFKEITRKLYGEETGNGLHTLGTPVAQVATSGPTAVPEGEQRSFTNLQQLDRSAAPSIEYESSATGASGNNVATTQANVIQQQQQQQQQAESGNSVVVTASSGATVVPAPSVAAVGGFKSEDHLSTAFGLAALMQNGFAAGQAGLLKAGEQQQRWAQDGSGLVAAAAAEPQLVQWTSGGKLQSYAHVNQQQQQQQQPHQSTPKSKKHRQEHAAELIYASPSTSANAAQNLAQSTPTSAPSNSSGGSTSSSGGGGGRKKAAQAAAAAAAANGVHIQKRYACTHCPYSTDRRDLYTRHENIHKDEKPFQCYACLKQFNRADHVKKHFLRMHRELQYDINKTRRHISAGSGSSGSGSNGSGSHHSGGRGNVTINSAGVNIDNAFLEAQRHPTSSSMSIVETIEAVASATDMPLAQLKQEKMDDGAGVVLPLHVGVMQQPVASSSSGSSGSHVGNGNGGSSSGLLKPKREKRFTCCYCPWSGADKWGLKRHLNTHTKPFVCLLCDYKAARSERLATHVLKVHNKRACSKCSYLADTQEEYQAHMSDVHPHDNRPARSGNGNQSGGSSSGNSNGNGGGNGNNNANAGGHSQNLNVLRTIGNSLVANNQLNTYAGNAFGGNVGNANGGGGAVTIYTTTTNEGVAGGGGGGGGGISGNISGGGPLQEIIVNPSSMVGWRLSANGSLIPPHDLLTGGLPNAATQKRGSERLFQYLEAEGSDPEDYARLLKMDAISRNTASVAQDFHKAGGVHELKIPANHQLLFNNKLPSQWTTREAAALLYSLSNMGGGSAGSVSGSQRQKFGMRARQHSTGEDDENTPSSASSSSFSGDEFNMSATSPLKLSRHAVKLEKMDDMDAKDMGPTKAMMATAFLEAANYEQTAIELLASKRKIKVENDNDEDQENQQHQPHQQHHSQQQQRLQLIKSSPAYKLNNNNNNNNSNNNNYYKDKSSHRNAVHHHRQDDKENNKTKSPGAAAVSVAAAAATSPPSISGNTNQTPFLTQMEYQNLNRIGTQFQNYVKDIINKYYAAETPLMLAAAAAALPTATTTGQQQQPTLDIENLSPSKRRRLLSETEEYIEYLRNKEDITLTIAPKVQPTAPVTSLLKRQLDLSTPRRSPKKAAPAHSNSASNASRKSLNQLATLLPLLADAASQQEYLAAPLDFSKKSSSRKQAQPKKIRLTPEAVVTLLRDKYLNRMVRQRLGCLKCNQLRKNSSISFNYHTLGSLALHKYWRHGQLGSSSTRREKLQAALQKRISRGQAEKC is encoded by the exons ATGGCCACACTAATACCAGTGAACGGCGGCCATCCAGCAGCGAGCGGACAATCCTCCAATGTGGAGGCGACATATGAAGATATGTTCAAGGAAATCACACGCAAATTGTACGGCGAGGAGACCGGAAACGGTTTGCATACGCTCGGCACGCCGGTGGCGCAAGTGGCCACCAGCGGGCCAACGGCGGTGCCCGAGGGCGAGCAGCGCTCCTTTACAAATCTG CAACAACTCGATCGCTCGGCAGCGCCCAGCATTGAATACGAGTCCAGTGCGACAGGCGCCTCTGGTAATAACGTGGCCACCACCCAGGCCAATGTaatccagcaacaacaacagcagcaacagcaagcgGAGTCGGGCAACTCCGTAGTGGTGACGGCCAGCAGTGGGGCGACTGTGGTGCCGGCACCCAGTGTAGCGGCCGTTGGTGGCTTCAAGTCTGAGGATCATCTGAGCACTGCCTTCGGGCTGGCAGCCCTGATGCAGAACGGCTTCGCAGCTGGCCAGGCGGGTCTGCTGAAAGCCGgcgagcagcaacagcgcTGGGCTCAGGACGGATCTGGTCTGGTGGCGGCAGCAGCCGCGGAACCACAACTCGTACAGTGGACCTCGGGCGGAAAGCTCCAGAGCTACGCTCACgtcaaccagcagcaacagcaacaacaacagccgcaTCAGAGCACACCCAAGTCCAA AAAACACCGTCAGGAGCATGCGGCAGAATTGATCTACGCCAGCCCCTCCACATCGGCCAATGCGGCCCAGAATCTGGCCCAATCCACACCCACCTCAGcgcccagcaacagcagtggcGGCAGCACCAGCTCCtccggcggcggaggcggtcGGAAGAAGGCTGCTCAAGCGGCTgcagccgccgctgctgcgAATGGAGTGCACATCCAGAAGCGTTACGCCTGTACCCACTGTCCATACTCGACGGACCGGCGGGATCTGTACACGCGGCATGAGAACATCCACAAGGACGAGAAGCCCTTCCAGTGCTATGCCTGCCTCAAGCAGTTCAACCGAGCCGATCATGTCAAGAAGCACTTCCTGCGCATGCACCGGGAGCTGCAGTACGACATTAACAAGACCCGGCGACATATCTCGGCGGGCAGTGGCTCCTCGGGCAGCGGGTCCAATGGAAGCGGTTCTCATCACTCCGGCGGCCGTGGTAATGTGACCATTAACTCGGCGGGCGTTAACATAGACAATGCCTTCTTGGAGGCCCAACGACATCCCACCTCGAGCAGTATGAGCATTGTGGAGACCATCGAGGCAGTGGCCTCGGCCACGGACATGCCGCTGGCCCAGCTCAAGCAGGAGAAAATGGACGATGGCGCCGGTGTGGTATTGCCCCTTCACGTGGGCGTTATGCAGCAACCGGTGGCCAGCTCCAGTTCCGGTAGCAGTGGCAGTCATGTTGGCAATGGAAACGGTGGCAGCAGCTCCGGCCTGCTGAAACCGAAGCGGGAGAAGCGCTTCACCTGCTGCTACTGCCCGTGGTCTGGTGCGGACAAGTGGGGTCTCAAGCGGCACCTCAACACGCATACAAAGCCCTTCGTCTGCCTGCTCTGCGATTACAAGGCGGCGCGTTCCGAGCGCCTGGCCACCCACGTGCTAAAGGTGCACAACAAGCGGGCCTGCAGCAAGTGCTCTTACTTGGCGGACACGCAGGAGGAGTACCAGGCTCACATGAGCGATGTGCA TCCGCACGATAATCGGCCGGCGCgcagcggcaacggcaaccagagcggcggcagcagcagcggcaatagcaacggcaacggcggcggcaatggcaacaacaatgccaatgCCGGAGGCCACAGCCAGAACCTCAATGTGCTGCGAACTATTGGCAACAGCCTGGTGGCCAACAACCAGCTGAACACCTATGCCGGCAATGCTTTTGG TGGCAATGTGGGAAATGCGAATGGAGGCGGCGGCGCCGTAACCATctacaccaccaccaccaacgagggcgtggccggcggcggaggaggcggtggtggcggcataAGCGGCAACATTTCCGGCGGCGGACCGCTCCAGGAGATCATCGTGAATCCTTCGTCGATGGTCGGCTGGCGGCTGAGCGCCAATGGATCGCTAATCCCGCCGCACGATCTGCTTACCGGCGGATTGCCAAATGCAGCCACGCAAAAGCGCGGCTCGGAGCGATTGTTTCAATACCTCGAGGCCGAGGGCAGCGATCCGGAGGACTATGCGCG TCTGCTGAAAATGGACGCCATTAGTCGCAACACCGCTTCGGTCGCTCAGGATTTTCATAAGGCGGGAGGCGTGCACGAGTTGAAAATACCAGCCAATCATCAACTCCTGTTTAACAATAAACTGCCTTCGCAATGGACGACACGAGAGGCTGCTGCACTGTTGTACAGCCTGAGCAACATGGGTGGCGGATCCGCCGGCTCCGTTTCCGGTTCCCAGCGCCAAAAGTTCGGCATGCGAGCGCGACAACATTCCACCGGCGAGGACGACGAGAATACACCATCGTCTGCCTCTTCGTCGAGCTTCTCTGGCGATGAGTTCAACATGAGCGCCACATCGCCACTGAAGCTGTCGCGTCATGCCGTGAAGCTGGAGAAGATGGATGATATGGACGCCAAGGACATGGGACCCACCAAGGCGATGATGGCAACGGCATTTCTAGAGGCGGCCAACTACGAGCAGACGGCCATCGAGCTGCTGGCCAGCAAACGGAAGATCAAGGTCGAGAACGACAACGACGAGGACCAAGAGaaccagcagcatcagccccatcagcaacatcacagccagcagcagcagcgattgCAGCTTATTAAATCGTCTCCCGCGTACAAattgaacaacaacaataacaacaacaatagcaacaacaacaactattACAAGGACAAGTCATCGCACAGAAATGCCGTTCACCATCATCGCCAGGATGACAAGGAGAACAACAAGACCAAGtcgccaggagcagcagcagtgagtgttgcagctgcagcagcaacatcgccgCCCAGCATCAGCGGCAACACCAACCAGACCCCGTTTCTCACCCAAATGGAGTACCAGAATCTCAATCGCATTGGCACCCAGTTCCAGAACTACGTCAAGGACATCATCAACAAGTACTATGCGGCAGAGACACCATTGATGCTGgccgctgccgcagcagcTTTGCCCACGGCCACGACtactggccagcagcaacagccaacGCTAGATATTGAGAATCTGTCGCCGAGCAAGCGTCGCCGTCTGCTAAGCGAAACTGAGGAGTACATCGAGTATCTGCGGAACAAGGAGGACATTACCCTGACCATTGCTCCAAAGGTTCAGCCAACAGCGCCGGTGACATCTCTGCTCAAACGTCAATTGGATCTCAGCACACCTCGTCGAAGTCCCAAGAAGGCGGCTCCGGCCCACAGCAACAGTGCCTCGAATGCCTCCCGCAAGTCCCTCAACCAATTGGCCAcattgttgccactgctgGCGGATGCGGCCAGCCAGCAAGAGTATCTCGCTGCACCGCTGGACTTTAGCAAGAAGTCCAGCTCGCGGAAGCAGGCGCAGCCAAAGAAGATCCGCTTGACGCCCGAGGCAGTGGTCACCCTGCTGAGGGACAAGTACCTCAATCGCATGGTGCGGCAGCGATTGGGCTGCCTTAAGTGCAACCAGTTGCGTAAGAACAGCTCAATCAGCTTCAACTACCACACGCTGGGATCGCTGGCTCTTCACAAGTATTGGCGACATGGCCAGCTTGGATCCTCATCAACTAGGAGAGAGAAGCTGCAGGCAGCTCTGCAGAAGAGGATTAGCCGAGGACAGGCGGAAAAATGCTAA